The Lathyrus oleraceus cultivar Zhongwan6 chromosome 5, CAAS_Psat_ZW6_1.0, whole genome shotgun sequence genome includes the window GTATTAGTAGTCGACTCCTAAAAGCAGGtagctgcaagtaacatggttgGGTTGTATTTGAGGTTAACCCACGAAAGCTGAATGAGGTCGAAAATGTCCAAATATTTCTACAAGAATTGTTTCTTCTTCTCCGCCTATTTAACCAGTTTATATATTATGAGTCAGACGCCTCAAATGGAGGGGGGGGGGGGAAATATACCTGATTTTGCAAAAAGTGAAAATCGAAGGGTTGATCACTGGAGACTACGGGTTCCCACGCACGATAGTTGAAGACAAAATGTATGAGGGGATGGGTTTCCTGACAAACCCAGGAAGAGGACCCATGAAGGCAAATGTATCGCCTGAAATGGAATAAGGAATCAAAGCATCAGAATACCACATCCTTCAGATGTTTTCCACCAGAGAAGGCTTAGGGATGTAAGATCGATTATTAACCAAGATTGGTTCATCAATACGAGCAACAAAATGAGGGTGATGCGAGCTAGAGAAGTTAGGCGCTATTAATCGTGTGAGGAAACAGAAGAATAAGGAATAAAATTGGCAAAATGAAAACTGGAAATAACGTTCACCCTGTAGGATTGCTGAGATCGTCGTAAGAAAGAAAGGTGAGAGAAAATAAGGGTTTAAATAGAAAGGTGGAAAATGTTTCTCCCAAGAATATAGACAAATGACACATTTAGAGATAATAAGTAGCCTCAAAGCAAGGAAAAACTATAATTAAACCAAACTAAAGCCTTAACTCCCAGTTTAGTGGCTAGTTAATGACCTTGGAATTCGGGTCAATGATGTGCTGACGTTGCATGTTTCAAAGATGTAACGTTTGGAAAGAAAGTTAGTCATAATGAATGACAACAAGCATGATTGAAGTGATATGGCACAAAATATGAATAATGACAAAGTAGTTACAAACAATGCCATTTTTCTCCCTTCAGATGTAGGTCGAAAGTGACATTTTTTGGGAGGCATCTGTTACACTTGGATTTTCAGCTATTAGAAAGTCAACAAAGAATGTCAATGAAAAGACATTTATTGAATAAATATTAATGAAGTGTCTTTAAGAGAAACATTAATGACGAGTAATCGACAAGCCAACGACGAAGGCTCGACCGAGCCATCGACACAATGAGATATGGTTTTGAGGACTCTCAGGGGTAAACCCCCTAAAAACCCAGATCCCTAAGAAACATGTGCAGAATCTCGAGAAGGACAATCGAAAAGGACCCCGTATTCCATCAAAAAGGTCGGTCGACCAAAAAACATGGTATAAAAGACTTGGTAATTTTATAAGTCTCAGAGCTCTAATAGGTATCGTCGACGACATGTTGGAGTAGTAATCATCGAGAGATCATGAAGAAGTGGAATAAGTGGAAAAACAGTTACCACTCAATGTGGGTTACAAACAGATATCATCTTGGAGGACACGTAAGCACACTAGTGGGAACCTGAAGGATTAAACATGGAGCAAATACAATAAAACCCTTAATGGTCATAACCGTTTTCGATGATTATTTTGTAAATAGAATAAATATTAGACTCATACATTGGATCAATGGTTGCAAATTTTCATACATACTCTCCATACCACTAGGGTACCTGAGTCATAAAGCGAAACAGTTAAGCGAGAAACATGTATGCGTCCACCATTTTTAAATCTTTTTGTCTCCTTAAACGAAACATGTACTTATTTCTTTGCTTTATTTAATGTTATTTACTGCATTTTTACCTTATCATTTATCACAACTTGACTTCATTTAAATTCTTTTGTCGCACTAAATTCAATTCACACGCACGTGTGCTCACACAAGTTATTTGTACAAATTGCTTTGGAGATTTTTCGAGTTAATCTCATAGACTTTCAAACTCGTGATTGTTTACCAAAAACATCGGTAAATAGGTTGTCATCACATTATATTCAGTTTCGTATGCGCGTTTGATGGTTTGGCATAACGATAATTCACATTTTGCTTTTCACCACTTTGCGTATCGACGTGTGATTTATGCTTTCATGATGATATATTTTGTCGCGTTTCGATTTATTTGCGATGATCGCACTTATGCGTTAGCACCCTGTGATTCGATTTGTGTTAACATACAACGATTCAATTTTTGTTACATTTAAGTCGAGTTTAAATTCTACTTTGGTAGCTATTCATCACACGTCTTCGCATTACGCGACATCGATTTGCATCCCCGCATTGTGATATCTTGATACATGCACGCTTCAGTTTCATTTACTTTTTCGATTCAATTATGGTGAATGCGTGCTGTAATTATTCTGTATGTACTTCTATTTCTGTTGCGTGATATAAGCAATTTGCGGTTCAATTTATTTGTGGCGTTAAGTTCTTACTCGCACTAGAGTTCACGTCACCATGCTAGAATTTGCGCCACTCGCGATGTAATTCGCGACTTTGCGTTATGATTCCCACCTTTAATTTAATCTTCAACCATTTTCACCATCGAttcaaaacaatttcaaaaacattttcataattcatttTGAAACACAAATTGAAACGCTTAATCCGGCATCGAGctcttttcttaaataaaacaaaaaatgACTAACTTAAACAAATTTGACCATTTTCAAATAATGGAAGAAAAGGTCTACCTGGGTGTAAAGTCATAGTCGTGAGTGTTAGATCTAAGTTGTAAGAGCCTGCAAGTCCAAATACTTGTCTTCCGACAATTTTTTTTTAATGCGTCTTCCTTTTGCAATAAATTGGATGAAAAAGACTACCTGAGTGTAAGGTCCAGTCATAATCCTGAATACCAtgcccaagttgtaagagcttgcaagcccAAGTGTTTGTCTTCCATTTAAAACACTTGTAAACATTCCAAACCTTTTTCATAACAAAAGTGGACGAAAAAGACTACCTGGGTGTAAGCTCTAGTCATAGTCCCGAGTATTAAATCTAAGTTGTAAGAAATTGCAAGTTCTAAATACTCGTCTTCCAACCCAAAAATATATCCAACTCATCCAAACCCTTTTGCCTTTTGGCATAAAACCTCAAACCCTTTTCATAGACAAAAGATGCTTCGTCTGTTCCGAGACGATGCAAACAAGCTTCGTTCCTATACGTGCAAGAAGTAAGAATGTTTTCCGCTCGAATGTGACAAGAACAAATCTGTGAGAATCTGAATTATGTTATCCATTCTGATGCAATGCAAATGTTCACTTCTCCATGTTTTGGATAGTAAGCAATGTTTTCTGCTTGATTGTGATAAGATAGCTTTctctaaaatcaaccaacaaacaaacattttctacccaatattacatagccttgagttctccatcacacctggagatacgtaggaaCGAGACCCCCAATCTCGTCAGACACATTAATTAGTTTTGGCCACCCCTTTATTTTTCTCTTTAAACCTTTTAATAACTCGAGAAAGCCAACATTTTTAAGCTAACACTTATTGCAcaaactaactaaacggttcccgttgagtacaacaaacGTGAGGGGTGCCAATACATTTCTTTTGCttaatcgactcccgaacccgataTTGGTTACGGCGACCATATAATTGTCATCATTttagggttttatcgatattttccctttccttttttaggaataaataaaattcggtgaCGACTCTGATAGTCATTCCGCGAGCATGCGACGCACACACAAGgtcatatttttcgagatgcaaCGAATTATATGTAGATTCAGCCTACCTAAATACGTCATATCAGATAACGACACACAATTTGCTAGTTCGGTTGTGGAAGAGTTTTTACATCACCTGGGGATACATGTGGAGTTTAACTCATTCATTCACCCATAAGTCAATGGCTAGGCAGAGTCAACAGATAAGGTTATACTAAGCAGGATAAAGAAAATGCTAAACGACACCAAAGGCCTATGGGCTGAACAAATTAATAAGGTTTTAAGGTCATTTCATACTACCCTCATTCAACCATTAAGGAAACATAATTTACTATCATCTATGACACTGACGTCATACTACCAATCAAAATTAACACACACACTTAGAGGTGTGCAAAATTCAATGAAAAGGTGAGCGAGACAAAACTTAGGTGTGTAGTTGATTTGATCGATAAAACTAGGGAAATCACCCACACATggaaattcatttcaaaacaaATGGTTGTCATAATGTATAATTTAAAGGTAATCCTAAGGAATCTGTAAGATGGCGATCTAGTACTCATACAGGTAGTCGTACTTACCCAATTGAGAAAGTTGTTACCTAATTGGGAAGGTTCGTGTTAAATACACCAGAAGTTGCCACCCGACGCCTATAAACTTAAATATCTAAATAAAATACTAAGACCTAAGACCTAGAACTCAGTTAATCTCATATATTATTACAACTAATGATTTTATTATTTCATGCTGAATATGGAAAAGGATTTGACCCCCTAATATATGTTCTTAAAAGACTTTGTTTCATAATGTTAAAGGTAGTGTGATCCTCTTTTCCTTTACAGGGGCATGGTTTTTAATGAGGCGGACTACCTCCTTGAATATTTGATTTTTGCATGTTGCTCTATGGGGTAATTATACATTGGGCCTTCAATGAATGATCCTTGTTGCCTTATGGGATAATTATACGTTAGATCTTCACTGAAGGATCATTTCTGTCCTACATGGTAATTATACGttggactttaaataaatgatcATGTACACCCTATAGGATAATTATACGCTGGACATTCACTAAATGATCTTTTCCCTTCTACAGGATAATTATATGTTGGACCTTCACTGAAGGATCCTTTCTACCTTACGAGGTAATTATATGTCGGACCTTCACCGAAGGATCCTTGTTCCCCTACGAGGTAACTAGTCGGACCTTCATTAAAAGAACCATGTCGCCCTACAAAGTAATTATACATTGGACCTTCACTAATGGTCTTTTCTGCCTACGGGGTAATTATACATTGAACATTCACTAAAGGATCCTCGTTGCCCTATGAGGAAATTCACTAAAGGATCAATGCCAAGGAAATTCTATGCTTGATGGACTCGCCTCATGTAAAAACCTTGCGCCACTAAGGAAGCATAAAACTTCGAGATTAATGGGAAAACTACAAAAAATTCAAGCAACGTGAAATTAATTGGAGTCTAAATGTCTACAAAACATTAAGAGCATTATTGCCAACTAGTTTAAACAATTGTGAATATGAAAGGAAAAATTGGCTTTGCTTCCAAAATAATGCTTGATGGACTCAAACTTTAAGTATCCTTTGAGGGACACGCCCCTAACTTCGCTCAAGGGACTCATCTTGAGTATCTTCAAGGAAACTTGGAGAATATTTAAGACTATAATATGCTTAAGTTAAAACACTTCACCCTTTCCAAAGCCTTGTGCTTGACGGGCCGTGGACTGTGATATTACAAGTCCTAAATAGGGAATGATATATGATAAACCTAAGTGGCAAGCTCTCAAATGAAGCTTCGTCACCCAAGGAGCATAAAGCCAGGTGGTATCCTAAAGAACATTGCAGGGCGCCCATGTTAAGCTTAAGCCCAAAACTAATAGCCAATCTCACGTAATACATGTGGTTTCTGAGGTGGCTTAGGAGAAACGACCAAGAAATGTTTGTGTGTGTGTAGGGGGGGCATTTATGCCATAATATAAGGAAGATTAGGTCTCATTTGCCCACGTTTCCAAGAAGGGGAAGGAGAAAATCGTTCCTAACTTTCTAGCCCAGACCCATGTAATCTTCTATAAAGGTCTCGATCCTAGAATCTAAAAGAGCATTACAAAACTTCCCTAGAAAAGCATAGAGAAATCCCTCACAATCCCTAAGTGAGAAGGCTCCCTGCAATTCCATTTACTCTAAACACACCAAAATCCTTGAAGAGCATGGTCACCACCCTTATTGCACTTTTAGCCAATACAAAAGTTTGATGAAATAGTAATTTTTTGAATGAAATGAATGTTTTGTTGTGATATATTTAGTCTTTTAATTTCTTGCTATACATTTATTTTCAAGCTTGGTCATCTTTTGAGTAAATAACAATTTGTTAGACTGGTGTATCATCTAATAAAATAAACTTCAAGAACTAACATGGTTAAGTTGATAGTAGACATACATGGCTCACTTAGTCACTTCGGGTATAAAGAGCTAAAATCATAGGGACAAACATGCAAAGTGTTACTTGAAATGTGTCAGtgttgttgtgaggtttataCATAAACTCCATAGTAAATCAATGCATATCATCACATTGAAGACATATACCATAAAGTTTTGCTCTGACCTTATATATCATGATACCAcacataattaaaaaaaatttagCTGAATCCATAAAACGAAACATTTTCTAACGTATTCTTTCACTTTGTTTCAATCCTTATTTATTCTCCCCGTTTTCCTGATTCATAGCCACGTGACACACATACTATATTTCGTTACGATATCTCATGTTTATTTTACTAAGATTTTTTTATGAAGTGTCAAATAATGTAATACAATCTATATAGGATTGATATTTTTCTTATCAATTGCTACTAGTTTGACTATGTATACTTGCACATACAAAAGTAATCATAAATACTTATGGGCAAAAATTACCTAGATTGTTGATTCTTGTCGACCAAACTAAATTACATTTTATTTGCCTATATTTACTTTTTAAATTGTTTATCATTATCCTCATTTTGCATTGACAATTAATGATATTATGCTAGTAATATCAATATCACATCTCATTAGAAATGTAATTGTACTCCATAATTTGATAAACAACAAGACAATATTATGCCATTATCAAAATGTATGAAGTATTGTAAAATATACTATATTTATTTAAAATgatatattttaaatatttaaatacatatattgtttattttcatatatttatttaaaaataactaatttattaaatattaaataaataaattaatattattaaatataaaatatgTGAAACAAAAGTATTGTGAAAAAGAGAGATAATtgaaatatttaaaaaatatatattctTAATATTGAAAACAAAGTATTTAATAAATATATTCATGGAAATGATTTAACCACACGTACTCTATAGTTTATAGTTTAGTGGTTAAGTGCTTAGTTAATATGTGCATCAAATTGTATATGATTTAACATTTTTTTTATgcaaaattttaatttttttgatGCTTTAATATATTAAAGctttaaaaaataacaaataaaatGTTAACATGGAATTTAAAATAATTCAAAACAAGAATAAAAGAAACCACGTCAACATAGttgatattaaaaaaataataataaaaaaattcaCTCAACGCTCCATAGGCGTTTTTTTAGTCAATTTTTCATAACAACATAATCTTATATGCCAAGGTTGGAATCAATTTTTTTTACAAGAGAAAAAATAGAAATCACTTATATCACAGAATAAAATACCTATTAATCCTATTTAATTTTGCGTTGAAAGCATATTACACATGTCTCATATATAGATGGTTGATGTAATAATATTGAAACTTGAAATCCAATCTTTCACATCAACATGATTCTCTTGCGGTGATTTTATTGACACAACACACAAACTTACTAATAAATTTGTCACTTACTATgttaaaataatttttttgcatAGTTTCTAATAATTTATGCTATGGTTGATCACAAAACAACATACAAATATCAGCATTATGGATGGATTAGAGATGACAACAGGATGAAGCAGAACGATTTTTATCTCTCCAAATCCAAATTCAAATTCCGAAACAATCTCAATTTTTCTCCCTAAACACCCCTATAAAATTGGAAAATTAAAACTTAAATCTGTCCAAATCAGATTCGGGTATCTCTGCCTCACCATCATCcatttaataaaataaattaaatattttttttcaaaataaaattatattacaaataaaaaataaaacaatttaaaaaaatttcataaatatatttcaaatattttaattaataaatacAAATTAAAACATCATGgaccacatatttaatattttaaattatcaaaattaaataataaaatatatagTAAAATAAACATGACAGATTTAGGTGGATACTAATGTCCCCATTATCTTGACCAGTCCCTATATTTTGTAATTAAGAAAACCCAAACTCAAATCCAAATTCAAATCCAATCAAATAATATTTTCTCTGTCAAATACAAGTAGATGCTCGCAGAAACAAGTTATGTTGTCATGTCTAAATGGACAAATAATCAACTTTAGTGATTTACATACCAAAAACTTCAAAACCATAATTTATATAGCTTAAATTATTTTCAATCATTTAGAACTTCAATTTAGTCTAATAACTCAATTTATATCAAGTGGATTTTAATGGGTAAAAATTTAAACTAGAAGTTATCAACATTAAAAGTTACATATAATACATCAATGGGATTCTACCTAGGCAATCCAACTCTAATACAATCTTTTATCAATTTGAGATTTACATATTATTGCCATAAATTCATGAATGATATTTTATCACGAGTTAATcattatttaaaataaatattttaagGGACTAAAAATAAAATTTGAGATATTTTAAAGGACGACAAACATATTTAACTTTTTTATCATTTGTATTAATATTTTAAGAGAATCATTTGTATTAATCATGTAAATATGTATTAACACAAAGAGACAAACATCCAAATATTTATTTTGTATTAATAACATAAAATTTGTAATATTCTATTAATATATATGGAATAATTTAAGATATAAATGAATTTTCTAAATCTATTTTTCTCGATCATAAGAACGAGTTTATACTCCATTTATTTTAAAATGACTATCgttttaataaataaaatttatttcaaaatgattatcattttcattttttaatataaaaataattgttaATTTTTTAAGTATGTTTTTTAATACTCTTTACagaataaaattaatttaataaaagtgTAACATAATAATATCATTACAGAGTGAATTTTTTTAAAACCGGAGTCATTTAAAATGAAGATAGTAacaaattattttattttattttgatttatttattttttggtcAAGATTTATTTTATATACTAATTTTTGACAAATATATGTAAAATACGttgaaaaggaaaaaaaaaactTTTGACCAAAAAACAAAACAGAGGTAACTTTACTTATGCAGAGCAGTTAACCGATTGGTTCATCCAATTCAAACTCTTCAGTTTCTGATTCGTGGTTGCGTCCAGCTCGTGATCGAAACGAAGTGAAGGAGGAGCAGCCATGGCTGACGGCAACCGCTCCAACAGCAACAAACCAGAGTGGCTTCAGCAGTACGATCTGATTGGGAAGATCGGAGAAGGAACCTACGGTCTCGTCTTCCTCGCTCGGATCAAGTCCGCCACCAACCGCGGAAAATCCATCGCCATCAAGAAATTCAAGCAATCTAAAGATGGCGATGGTGTCTCTCCCACCGCCATTCGTGAAATCATGGTATGAtatttttttccttcttttttttgTTGTAATTTTTCTCCGATTTTTGTATTGCAGCTGATGAAGGGCTTTGAGCCAAACTCGCTGAAATTACTGGATAGTTAGTACTAATGCAATTGTTCTATGTAGCGGATGTTTTCTGTTATTTTAGTTATTAGAGTTTTGATGTTTCGGATTGGTTTTGACTAATTTTAACTTCATGTTGCAGTTGCTGAGGGAGATCACACATGAAAATGTTGTGAAGCTTGTGAATGTTCACATCAATCATACAGACATGTCTCTGTATCTAGCCTTCGATTATGCTGAACATGACCTTTATGTGAGTAGACGAGGCATTTGACTTGAAATTGTCATTTTGTTTTTCAGTTTTATCAGTGTTTCCTGCTGAAAATTTATAGTTTCTGAATATCTTGATTTTTTAGGTTATTTTCATTTAAATATTGCATTTTGCATACCCACTGCAGTGTTGTAAATTTTAAGGATAGGCTGTTGTTACGTCTTCATTTATACTCATATTATGAGTTTTAGATTGGATTTTGTGCTATTGTTACTTAGTGTCTTAAAAGGTTGTGTGAATTTCTATGGGAAGAAACATATGTAGGTAGCAAGGAATTGTTTCTTGTAGTTAGTTGAGTGTAAAGGTTGCAATCTTGAATGGCAGGAAATAATAAGACATCATAGAGACAAGGTCAACCAATCGATTAACCAGTACACTGTTAAATCAATACTATGGCAGTTGCTCAATGGGCTGAACTATCTGCACAGGTTAGTCTATATTTTGCGAAGTTGAAGATggttcattttatttattttctttgtGTTGACTTATTGTATTACTATACTTTCCATCCAGTAATTGGATAATACATCGAGATTTGAAGCCATCGAATATATTGGTACGAGTTTTGCCGCCTTATCATGATATGATTAATAATTTTATTTGTCCATCTTTTATCTGTGCACTAATTTTTCTAACGAGCTTTCTACGAAAAGGTTATGGGTGATGGCGAGGAACATGGAGTTGTTAAAGTTGCTGACTTTGGGCTTGCAAGGATATATCAAGCCCCTCTGAAGCCATTATCTGAAAATGGAGTATGAGCACATTTTTCATCTGTGTATTAGAAGTTTTCATGTATATTCTCTGCATGATTTTTATACTTTTAATATTTGAAGAGTTGAAATCTGGCTATGCATATAATACCTGCAGTAGGACTACATTAAAGGCTTGTACACTGTCCAGCTTTTTGCTGTAAGCTGACTGAGTGATGGATATTGTTATTTGTTTCAAGTTTAGCTTGTTGAACTGTTGAGCCTTCTGTCAAAATTTCATGTGTTTTGATTCTCTATGTGTTGGCCGTTGGGTCTACTATCATCTTTAACTTCAATTAACTGTGCACTTGTACCACATTTTAccttttgatatgtttgattgttTAGATTCCTGATTTATAAAATACTAACTTGCAGGTTGTTGTAACCATTTGGTATCGTGCTCCTGAGTTGCTTCTTGGAGCAAAACACTATACCAGTGCTGTTGGTATCCTTTAATTTTTGGTGTGCATGTGTCAATATTTACTCTCTCTTTCACCCTCCATCTCTGTGTGTTGTGTGCCAATATTTACTGCGTACAAAATTATGATTAACTTTGGAGTTATACTTGTGTTGTGTGATGTTATGATTGTTATCAATCCATCAAGGGTATTTCTCCAGCTTTTAACCCGTGTTGtacttttttttattacattGGTGTTCTTGCTATCCTTAGTTTGACTTGAGGTTGATGCCTGAATAAGTTACGGCTTTGATGAATCTGACACAACAATATTTAGAGCATACACAAAAGGTTGACATGGTATAACTGACTTTTGATGACTGTAATTTTTTAGTGGATGTAATTAATGTTGGGGACTTTGTTACACATAATTGAAAGGTAGACTTATCAATTGTGTGTAATAAATAAATATGTCCGAATTCTGTTTGATGTCATTCTAATAGTGGTTGAGTTATTTTTCCTTAAAGAGACATTTAGATACGTGGGCTGTGGGATGCATTTTTGCTGAGTTGTTGACCTTGAAGCCACTATTTCAAGGTGCAGAAGTCAAAGCTACACCAAATCCTTTTCAGGTACTTGATGCTAAAACTGGTGTTCTTTTTATTCTATAGTTGAGTATTATTAGATGTAGTACCATTGTTGAATTCTAAATAATCATTGTTCCACTTGTACAGCTTGATCAACTTGACAAAATATTCAAGGTTTTAGGTAACTTATTTGCTTACTGTTTTCCTTTCTCCCTGTTGGGGGA containing:
- the LOC127079097 gene encoding cyclin-dependent kinase E-1, with the translated sequence MADGNRSNSNKPEWLQQYDLIGKIGEGTYGLVFLARIKSATNRGKSIAIKKFKQSKDGDGVSPTAIREIMLLREITHENVVKLVNVHINHTDMSLYLAFDYAEHDLYEIIRHHRDKVNQSINQYTVKSILWQLLNGLNYLHSNWIIHRDLKPSNILVMGDGEEHGVVKVADFGLARIYQAPLKPLSENGVVVTIWYRAPELLLGAKHYTSAVDTWAVGCIFAELLTLKPLFQGAEVKATPNPFQLDQLDKIFKVLGHPTLEKWPSLQHLPHWQQDTQHIQGHKYDNANLYSVVHLSPKSPAYDLLSKMLEYDPKKRITAAQALEHEYFKMEPQPGRNALVPFQPGEAFVNYPTRPVDTTTDFEGTTNMQQSQPVSSGAAIAGNMPGGHVSNRPVPRPMNVGMQRMHQLQAYNLPSQQGMGSGINPAGIPMQRGVPQQAHQQQQLRRKDQMGMPGYPPQQKPRRM